One Brachyspira suanatina DNA segment encodes these proteins:
- a CDS encoding bactofilin family protein — MARKDMVNSVIGDGSSFKGTFIVKGSFQIDGKFEGELKIDGHLIIGPNGKVKTSTIITESITIAGTLIGNIAAEKEVILIETGRVLGNIEAPKIDVGEGAVIQGEMTITGGQKKDITKVVHESFTGIKIEDEASENNNTSDNNFSSDNNTYNSYDSYNTDNNNSNNSIF, encoded by the coding sequence ATGGCAAGAAAAGACATGGTAAACAGTGTTATAGGAGATGGTTCATCTTTTAAAGGAACTTTTATCGTAAAAGGTTCTTTTCAAATAGATGGAAAATTTGAAGGTGAATTAAAAATAGATGGACATTTAATTATAGGACCTAATGGTAAGGTAAAAACAAGCACTATTATAACAGAAAGTATCACAATAGCAGGTACTTTGATTGGTAATATTGCAGCTGAAAAAGAAGTTATATTGATAGAAACAGGAAGAGTTTTAGGAAATATAGAAGCTCCTAAAATAGATGTAGGAGAAGGTGCTGTTATACAGGGAGAAATGACTATTACAGGCGGACAGAAAAAAGATATCACAAAAGTAGTGCATGAATCTTTTACAGGTATAAAAATTGAAGATGAGGCTTCAGAAAATAATAACACTTCTGATAATAATTTCTCATCAGATAATAATACTTATAATAGTTATGACTCTTATAATACAGATAATAATAATTCAAATAATAGTATTTTTTAA
- a CDS encoding DUF2905 domain-containing protein, whose product MNIQIAKLFIVIGIISIIIGILFLFNIKIPFGKLPGDIMIKKENFTFSFPLVSCIIISVLLSFIMWLLSRFK is encoded by the coding sequence ATGAATATTCAAATTGCTAAACTTTTTATAGTTATTGGTATAATATCAATAATCATTGGCATACTATTTTTATTTAATATAAAAATTCCTTTCGGCAAACTTCCGGGTGATATCATGATTAAAAAAGAGAATTTTACTTTTTCATTTCCATTGGTCAGCTGTATTATAATCAGTGTATTATTATCTTTTATAATGTGGCTGCTATCTAGATTTAAATAA
- a CDS encoding GNAT family N-acetyltransferase, whose product MLNTQRLIIRKFNINDAEALFSILSDEEVNKYLPWFPFQSLEETKLHLQKFYLNTNDNHNFYRYAVCLKENNIPIGYVHLENNNDNNDFGYGLKKEYWNMGIITEASKRVIEELKKDNIKYITATHDINNIASGEVMKKLGMHYQYSYEELYQPKNIKVIFRMYQLNLDDYNKRVYKGYSNKYTNHFVENML is encoded by the coding sequence ATGTTAAATACACAAAGACTTATAATAAGAAAATTTAATATCAATGATGCTGAAGCTTTATTTAGTATTTTATCTGATGAAGAAGTTAATAAATATCTTCCATGGTTTCCTTTTCAAAGTTTAGAAGAAACTAAATTACATTTACAAAAATTTTATTTAAATACAAATGATAATCATAACTTTTATAGATATGCAGTATGTTTAAAAGAAAATAATATACCTATAGGTTATGTACATCTTGAAAACAATAATGACAATAATGATTTTGGATACGGACTTAAAAAAGAATATTGGAACATGGGAATAATTACAGAGGCTTCAAAAAGAGTTATAGAAGAATTAAAGAAAGATAATATAAAATATATAACAGCTACTCATGATATAAATAATATTGCAAGCGGTGAAGTAATGAAAAAATTAGGAATGCATTATCAATATAGCTATGAGGAATTATATCAGCCCAAAAATATAAAAGTTATATTTAGAATGTATCAGTTAAATTTAGATGATTATAATAAAAGAGTTTATAAAGGCTACTCGAATAAATATACAAATCATTTTGTAGAAAATATGTTGTAA
- the hisA gene encoding 1-(5-phosphoribosyl)-5-[(5-phosphoribosylamino)methylideneamino]imidazole-4-carboxamide isomerase, with translation MYILPAIDLKNGEVVRLVEGDYDNKTTYFKDPLEVLDFFIESGSSYLHVVDLDGASDGETINFKTIEKIIKKCDLFVEVGGGIRNEETIKKYLDIGVKRTILGTAAVENIDFTNNMINKYKEHIAVSIDSRDRMIAVKGWKEIKKEDSVEFCIKLDSMGIDTIIYTDISKDGKLSGTNLDIYKELREKISCNIIASGGVTFEEEIIKLRDMKINGAIVGKAIYEGRMDLKRIIEIAKQ, from the coding sequence ATGTATATACTGCCAGCGATAGATTTGAAAAATGGAGAGGTTGTACGACTTGTAGAAGGAGATTATGATAATAAAACAACTTATTTTAAAGATCCTTTAGAAGTTTTGGATTTTTTTATTGAAAGCGGAAGCAGTTATTTGCATGTTGTTGATTTAGATGGGGCAAGCGACGGAGAAACTATCAATTTTAAAACAATAGAAAAAATAATAAAAAAATGTGATTTATTTGTAGAAGTAGGCGGCGGTATAAGAAATGAAGAAACTATAAAAAAATATTTGGATATAGGGGTAAAAAGAACAATATTAGGAACTGCAGCTGTTGAAAATATTGATTTTACTAATAACATGATCAATAAGTATAAAGAGCATATAGCAGTTTCTATTGATTCAAGAGATAGAATGATAGCTGTTAAGGGATGGAAAGAGATAAAAAAAGAAGATTCTGTTGAATTTTGTATTAAATTGGATAGCATGGGAATAGATACTATTATATATACAGATATTTCAAAAGACGGCAAACTTTCCGGCACTAATTTGGATATTTATAAAGAGTTAAGAGAAAAAATTTCATGTAATATAATAGCTTCAGGCGGTGTTACATTTGAAGAAGAAATTATAAAATTAAGAGATATGAAAATTAATGGGGCTATAGTTGGAAAAGCTATATATGAAGGTAGAATGGATTTGAAAAGAATAATAGAAATAGCAAAGCAGTAA
- the sdaAB gene encoding L-serine ammonia-lyase, iron-sulfur-dependent subunit beta, which yields MAGLFDIIGPVMIGPSSSHTAGACRIGKLAKKILGEDVKEAKIYLHGSFALTWKGHGTDKAILAGLLGFETDDPRLRDSYSFAEKANLKYEFIPTKLREAFHPNTVYIEAKGETNEIDILASSIGGGLIVLDKVNGIEVHYKGDFPTIAIVNKDVPGIIAKVTSIIFEKGINIENMNVTPQFEGPNRGYAIIVIGMTDVISKDIEEKIRKIENIRDFVFLDKLY from the coding sequence ATGGCTGGATTATTTGATATAATAGGTCCTGTAATGATAGGGCCTTCAAGTTCTCATACAGCTGGGGCTTGCCGTATTGGCAAACTTGCTAAGAAGATTTTGGGTGAAGATGTAAAAGAGGCAAAAATATATTTGCATGGTTCTTTTGCTCTAACTTGGAAAGGTCATGGAACTGATAAGGCTATTTTGGCAGGACTTTTGGGTTTTGAAACTGATGACCCTAGACTTAGAGATAGCTACAGTTTTGCTGAAAAGGCTAATCTTAAATATGAGTTTATTCCTACAAAATTAAGAGAGGCTTTTCACCCTAATACAGTATATATTGAAGCTAAAGGCGAAACTAATGAGATTGATATATTAGCTTCTTCTATAGGCGGAGGATTGATAGTTTTGGATAAAGTTAATGGTATAGAAGTGCATTATAAAGGAGATTTCCCTACTATTGCTATAGTTAATAAAGATGTTCCGGGTATTATAGCCAAAGTTACTTCTATTATATTTGAAAAGGGTATAAATATTGAAAATATGAATGTAACTCCTCAATTTGAAGGTCCTAATAGAGGATATGCTATTATTGTTATTGGTATGACTGATGTTATATCAAAAGATATAGAGGAAAAAATAAGAAAAATAGAAAATATAAGGGACTTTGTATTTTTAGATAAGTTATATTAA
- a CDS encoding SGNH/GDSL hydrolase family protein, translating into MINILCYGDSNTFGSIPMANKRYSIDERWTGILQNILGNDYRIIEEGLGGRTTVFDDPFEPGRNGIAYIEISLETHKPLDLVILSLGTNDVKAHFSATSNLIAKGMKRLIFKIRNSEDPMGYKKPEILLLAPPPVGDKVDIVNDFSGFNQNSVQISKELASKYKLLAEQEKVHFFDLGSIVKPSEKDQIHLDKESHKIIAENLAREIKNIFNK; encoded by the coding sequence ATGATAAATATATTATGTTATGGTGACAGCAACACATTTGGTTCTATACCAATGGCAAATAAGAGATATTCCATAGATGAAAGATGGACAGGAATATTACAGAATATTTTAGGCAACGATTATAGGATTATTGAGGAAGGTTTGGGAGGCAGAACAACAGTATTTGATGATCCATTTGAACCTGGAAGAAATGGAATTGCATATATAGAAATATCATTAGAAACACATAAACCATTAGATTTAGTTATACTATCTTTGGGTACGAATGATGTAAAGGCACATTTTTCTGCTACTTCTAATTTAATTGCTAAAGGAATGAAAAGACTTATATTCAAAATTAGAAATAGCGAGGATCCAATGGGATATAAAAAGCCTGAAATTTTACTGCTTGCCCCTCCTCCAGTGGGAGATAAAGTTGATATTGTTAATGATTTTTCAGGATTTAATCAAAATTCTGTACAAATATCTAAAGAATTAGCTTCCAAATATAAATTGCTCGCCGAACAAGAAAAAGTTCATTTTTTTGATTTAGGAAGTATAGTAAAGCCTAGTGAAAAGGATCAAATACATCTTGATAAAGAATCACATAAAATAATAGCTGAAAATTTAGCTAGAGAAATAAAAAATATTTTTAATAAATAA
- a CDS encoding tetratricopeptide repeat protein, with protein sequence MKRIFFIFSILVLTCLSIYAQGQSLNTPNRTADTVRTVEINTNAYGSLFSGKLEPAWVYIGEAKRAIHRGDIPYALYIMNKTLMYYPDNADAHYFLGLIYEKEAGNPAEQGGAASYRLAIEEYKKAINLSTNLTIPAYKLDAYFSLLYIYEKLIDENNYAAMEKEIITMAENTYKNYEKGRIYFKLAEHYGNRNRGTSAVDYYRQAYINGYRQKLSLFRMSLIYRRMRNYVQEKETLMLAIKYDFDNVEPSNFDVQKAIVQRLEALKNVRIPKKLN encoded by the coding sequence ATGAAACGTATATTTTTTATATTTAGTATATTAGTATTGACTTGTTTATCAATATATGCTCAGGGGCAATCCCTTAATACACCTAATAGAACAGCAGATACAGTGAGAACTGTAGAAATTAATACAAATGCTTATGGATCATTATTCAGTGGTAAATTAGAGCCTGCTTGGGTATATATAGGAGAAGCCAAAAGAGCAATACATAGAGGAGACATTCCTTATGCTTTATATATAATGAATAAAACTTTGATGTATTATCCTGATAATGCTGATGCACATTATTTTTTAGGTTTAATATATGAAAAAGAAGCTGGTAATCCTGCAGAACAAGGCGGAGCTGCCTCTTATCGTTTAGCTATAGAGGAATACAAAAAAGCTATAAATTTATCAACTAATCTTACTATACCAGCATATAAATTAGATGCATATTTCAGTCTTTTATACATATATGAAAAATTAATAGATGAAAACAATTATGCTGCTATGGAAAAAGAGATTATTACTATGGCTGAAAATACATATAAAAATTATGAAAAAGGAAGAATATATTTCAAATTAGCAGAACATTATGGAAATAGAAATAGAGGAACTTCTGCTGTAGATTATTACAGACAAGCTTATATTAATGGATACAGACAGAAATTATCTCTTTTCAGAATGTCTTTAATATATAGAAGAATGCGTAATTATGTACAGGAAAAAGAAACTTTAATGCTTGCTATTAAGTATGATTTTGATAATGTTGAGCCTAGCAATTTTGATGTTCAAAAGGCTATAGTTCAAAGATTAGAGGCATTAAAGAATGTTAGAATACCTAAAAAATTAAATTAA
- a CDS encoding potassium channel family protein, translating to MLQYAVIGIGTLGKALINRLMTKPSIEVFAIDNDINEIEAIKNNVTQAMRLDSTQKEALEAIEINKFDAVILTIGEDMMTSILTALLLKELNVKNIIARYSNEKHRAILSMIGITHLVSPEESMGVHIAEQLEVGDTLLLYDLTEYHSIVEFPVHGGLAGKNLKELDLRKKYKINVVAIKKETVGILGEKKVIVDCTPDPDVAMVEGDILIIAGHDKDIEKMYKKMAE from the coding sequence ATGCTTCAGTATGCTGTTATAGGAATCGGCACTTTAGGCAAGGCATTAATTAATAGACTTATGACAAAACCTTCTATAGAGGTATTTGCTATAGATAATGATATAAATGAAATAGAAGCTATAAAAAATAATGTAACTCAGGCTATGCGTTTGGACTCTACTCAGAAAGAAGCATTGGAAGCCATTGAGATTAATAAATTTGATGCTGTCATACTTACAATAGGTGAAGATATGATGACAAGTATATTAACAGCATTACTTTTAAAAGAGCTTAATGTAAAAAATATCATAGCAAGATACTCTAATGAAAAGCATAGAGCCATATTAAGTATGATAGGAATAACCCATTTGGTAAGCCCTGAAGAGTCTATGGGAGTGCATATTGCAGAACAGCTTGAAGTAGGTGATACTCTTCTTCTTTATGATCTTACTGAATATCACTCTATAGTAGAATTCCCTGTTCATGGCGGACTTGCCGGTAAAAATTTAAAAGAACTTGATTTGAGAAAGAAATACAAAATCAATGTTGTTGCCATAAAGAAAGAAACTGTAGGAATATTGGGAGAGAAAAAAGTTATTGTAGATTGTACTCCTGATCCTGATGTAGCTATGGTTGAAGGTGATATACTTATCATTGCAGGTCATGATAAAGATATAGAAAAGATGTATAAAAAAATGGCTGAATGA
- a CDS encoding AAA family ATPase, whose protein sequence is MIKDLYIENFKCFNKIKIDDIKKINFLVGKNNSGKTTILEALMLILSESRINVIENIKTISRFKENKTEIKTLFYNFDYNNNINFNYNKYDNTSYNINISPVLKDNKIPKDDNIELNYNTIINNDDTIEEKKLNIPNINNTIYMMNKKTDNVGNREETYITSNIEYNTLTAYLIEILKNKNEEPIIEMLSFFNKNIKAISVLNNDIYINIEGMNKLVILNLMGEGLKKYLSIILPIAANKNNVILADDIASSLDNETAKYLFKSILNLSRNNDMQMFFTINNYETLKLLHETVNDSEEFNDIKDSINIINIANTEEEGFKSYNYNVDSAREFVENNSNQ, encoded by the coding sequence ATGATTAAAGACTTATATATAGAAAATTTTAAATGTTTTAACAAAATTAAAATAGATGATATAAAAAAAATAAATTTCTTAGTAGGAAAAAATAATTCCGGAAAAACTACTATACTTGAAGCCTTAATGCTTATTTTATCAGAATCCCGTATTAATGTAATAGAAAATATAAAAACTATTAGCAGATTCAAAGAAAATAAAACTGAAATAAAAACATTATTTTATAATTTTGATTATAACAACAATATAAATTTTAATTATAATAAATATGATAATACAAGCTACAATATAAATATTAGCCCAGTATTAAAAGATAATAAAATACCTAAAGATGATAATATAGAATTAAACTATAATACTATAATCAACAATGATGACACTATAGAAGAAAAAAAATTAAATATTCCAAACATCAATAATACAATATATATGATGAATAAAAAAACTGATAATGTAGGAAATAGAGAAGAAACATATATAACAAGTAATATAGAATATAATACATTAACAGCATATTTAATAGAAATCTTAAAAAATAAAAATGAAGAGCCTATAATAGAAATGCTTTCATTTTTCAATAAAAATATAAAAGCAATAAGTGTACTTAACAATGATATTTATATTAATATTGAAGGAATGAATAAATTAGTAATATTGAATTTAATGGGTGAAGGATTAAAAAAATATTTATCTATAATACTTCCTATAGCTGCAAATAAAAATAATGTGATTTTAGCAGATGATATAGCCAGCTCTTTAGACAATGAAACAGCTAAATATCTATTTAAAAGCATTTTAAATTTAAGCAGAAATAATGATATGCAAATGTTTTTCACAATCAATAATTATGAAACATTAAAACTTTTACATGAAACAGTAAACGATAGTGAAGAGTTTAATGATATAAAAGACTCAATAAACATTATAAACATAGCAAATACCGAAGAAGAAGGTTTTAAATCTTATAATTATAATGTTGATAGTGCAAGGGAATTTGTAGAAAATAATTCTAATCAATAA
- a CDS encoding FkbM family methyltransferase encodes MNNILEECRKIVNKNFSKEEIEKIENNDNFIKAMMNEKNNNSFDIFYNMLEEPYSKDLFKKIVRYRYLLSFYRDAYTNSKEKIKLSIKYGSINIFSWGLKRFLFGLQKYKYPSEIENFLLFYIFGLEQYNIKDIFEVSNDSVVFDVGAWKGDTAYFFSKKCNDNAKIYAFEPDINAFETLKVMKEKYKLNNVILENILFSNKNETIDFVSMTPNTPAVKMKAITIDEFVESNNIERIDYLKMDVEGAEKHILEGALNTIKKFRPSLAIAVYHGGELFMEDFYKVPVFIKEITENYEYYIRTFSPWGGETILFCIPKK; translated from the coding sequence ATGAATAATATATTAGAAGAATGCAGAAAAATAGTAAATAAAAACTTCAGTAAAGAAGAAATAGAAAAAATAGAAAATAATGATAATTTTATAAAAGCTATGATGAATGAAAAAAATAATAATAGCTTTGATATTTTTTATAATATGCTTGAAGAGCCTTATTCTAAAGATTTATTTAAAAAGATAGTGAGATATAGATATTTATTATCGTTTTATAGAGATGCTTATACAAATTCAAAAGAAAAAATAAAATTAAGTATTAAGTACGGCTCTATCAATATATTTTCTTGGGGATTAAAGAGATTTTTATTTGGTTTACAGAAATATAAATATCCTAGTGAAATAGAAAATTTTTTACTTTTTTATATATTCGGACTTGAGCAGTATAATATAAAAGATATATTTGAAGTAAGCAATGATAGCGTAGTATTTGACGTTGGAGCTTGGAAAGGAGATACTGCTTACTTCTTTTCTAAAAAATGTAATGATAATGCAAAGATTTATGCTTTTGAACCTGATATAAATGCTTTTGAAACATTAAAAGTTATGAAAGAAAAGTACAAATTGAATAATGTTATTTTAGAAAATATTCTTTTTTCTAATAAAAATGAAACTATTGATTTTGTATCTATGACTCCTAATACTCCTGCCGTTAAGATGAAAGCTATTACAATAGATGAATTTGTTGAAAGTAATAATATAGAAAGAATAGATTATTTGAAAATGGATGTTGAAGGAGCTGAAAAACATATATTAGAAGGGGCATTAAATACAATAAAAAAATTTCGTCCGTCTCTTGCCATTGCTGTATATCATGGAGGAGAGCTTTTTATGGAGGATTTTTATAAAGTTCCTGTATTTATAAAAGAAATAACAGAAAATTACGAATATTATATAAGAACATTTTCTCCTTGGGGAGGAGAGACAATACTTTTTTGTATACCTAAAAAATAA
- the sdaAA gene encoding L-serine ammonia-lyase, iron-sulfur-dependent, subunit alpha translates to MDIKSIESLVALATEKKVKISDIVIDIEAQSQKTDRQTVINNMTSYYDIMKSAVENGKKDKFNFVTGLQNECVEIVEKFYKNKKSILGETVGEVVTAAMAVSGYNACMGKIIAAPTAGSCGVMPAVLTVCENRGYKKEEVVKSMFTAAGLADIIAQIATFAGAEGGCMAECGSAAGMAASACAEIMGGTPQQCADAFALTISAMLGLICDPIAGFVEVPCMGKNVMAAVHAMVSAEMACAGFRSVIPADEVVSAMKEVGDGMDERFKETSQGGLANTPTGRAIAEKLLGKINK, encoded by the coding sequence ATGGATATAAAATCTATAGAATCATTAGTGGCTTTAGCTACGGAAAAAAAAGTGAAAATAAGCGATATAGTAATAGATATAGAGGCTCAGTCTCAAAAAACAGATAGGCAGACTGTTATTAATAATATGACTTCTTATTATGATATAATGAAATCTGCTGTTGAGAATGGTAAAAAGGATAAATTCAATTTTGTAACTGGTTTGCAAAATGAATGTGTTGAGATAGTAGAGAAATTCTATAAGAATAAAAAAAGTATATTGGGAGAAACAGTAGGTGAGGTTGTAACTGCTGCAATGGCTGTAAGCGGTTATAATGCTTGTATGGGTAAGATAATAGCTGCTCCTACTGCAGGAAGCTGCGGCGTAATGCCTGCTGTACTTACCGTATGTGAAAATAGAGGATATAAAAAAGAGGAAGTAGTAAAATCAATGTTTACAGCTGCTGGATTAGCTGATATTATAGCACAGATAGCAACATTTGCAGGTGCTGAAGGTGGATGTATGGCTGAATGCGGTTCTGCTGCAGGTATGGCGGCTAGTGCTTGTGCTGAGATTATGGGAGGAACTCCTCAGCAATGTGCTGATGCTTTTGCTCTTACTATATCAGCTATGCTTGGGCTTATATGCGATCCTATTGCAGGGTTTGTTGAAGTGCCTTGTATGGGTAAAAATGTTATGGCTGCTGTTCATGCTATGGTTTCTGCTGAGATGGCTTGTGCTGGTTTTAGAAGCGTTATACCGGCTGATGAGGTTGTATCCGCTATGAAAGAAGTTGGTGATGGAATGGATGAGAGATTTAAAGAGACTTCTCAAGGGGGGCTTGCCAATACTCCTACAGGTCGTGCTATTGCTGAAAAGCTTTTAGGAAAAATAAATAAATAA
- the map gene encoding type I methionyl aminopeptidase, with amino-acid sequence MAIKIKTQAEINLMRESGHILANVFKEVEKIIQPGISTKEIDKFVYDYIRKHNAKPSFKGYGNPPFPGSICSSINNEVIHGIPSKKKILKDGDIIGLDIGVYYKGYHSDRAFTFKVGNVSEEASRLIEVTMQSFFNGVKKIKDGVHLGDVSHAIQKTAEDAGYSLVREFQGHGVGANLHEEPAVPNRGKEGAGPILKTNMVIAIEPMVNMGHHAILIEDDDWTIITRDGSLSAHYEHTVAVKEDGVEILTALEDDEIVNKYLGK; translated from the coding sequence ATGGCTATAAAAATAAAAACACAAGCTGAAATTAATTTAATGCGTGAAAGCGGACATATATTGGCTAATGTATTTAAAGAAGTTGAAAAGATAATTCAGCCGGGAATCTCTACTAAAGAAATAGATAAATTTGTTTATGATTATATAAGAAAACATAATGCCAAACCTTCATTTAAAGGCTATGGTAATCCTCCTTTTCCTGGTTCTATATGTTCTTCTATAAATAATGAAGTAATACATGGAATACCGAGCAAAAAGAAGATTTTAAAAGATGGCGATATCATAGGTCTTGATATAGGCGTATATTATAAAGGATACCATTCAGACAGAGCATTTACTTTCAAAGTAGGAAATGTATCAGAAGAGGCTTCAAGATTGATTGAAGTTACTATGCAGTCATTTTTTAATGGTGTGAAAAAGATAAAAGACGGCGTTCATTTGGGTGATGTTTCTCATGCTATTCAAAAAACTGCTGAAGATGCAGGCTATTCTCTTGTAAGAGAGTTTCAAGGTCATGGAGTAGGCGCTAATTTGCATGAAGAGCCTGCCGTACCAAATAGAGGAAAAGAAGGAGCAGGGCCTATACTTAAAACTAATATGGTTATAGCAATAGAGCCTATGGTTAATATGGGACATCATGCAATTCTAATAGAAGATGATGATTGGACAATCATAACTAGGGATGGTTCTCTATCGGCGCATTATGAACATACTGTAGCTGTAAAAGAAGATGGTGTTGAAATACTAACCGCTTTAGAAGATGATGAGATAGTCAATAAATATTTAGGTAAATGA
- a CDS encoding ankyrin repeat domain-containing protein has product MRFILCTFLLLILLSCTQKSDVNVDENIQNDETSMEGGNIVQDLSIEDAIAEYEESPCIDIIKNLISSGNINNTLTETTNIVNAEDTEYDLSVTFDEGTTALMIASYYGYADLVNALIQNNADVNIKNKRNYTALLYATDIWSRQGIGIFDSNFNVVELLVMAKADVNAVNNYGWTPLFFAADNSNSDIVAFLVDNGANINAVSDEGITPLLLANDVETVKVLSKTVNINKANLAGITPLISFAGREISIEAISILLENGADVNMIDKDGETALSYAIENGNFEAALILLENNANPNLAKKKAKDLANIARELGDEEVASILDKY; this is encoded by the coding sequence ATGAGATTTATTTTATGCACATTTTTATTATTAATACTATTATCATGCACTCAAAAGTCTGATGTCAATGTTGATGAAAATATTCAAAATGATGAAACATCTATGGAAGGCGGAAATATAGTTCAGGATTTATCTATAGAAGATGCTATAGCAGAATATGAAGAAAGTCCTTGTATAGATATAATAAAAAATCTTATTAGTTCAGGCAATATAAATAATACTTTAACAGAAACTACGAATATAGTAAATGCAGAAGATACAGAATATGATCTTAGTGTAACCTTTGATGAAGGTACTACAGCTTTAATGATAGCTTCATATTATGGATATGCTGATTTAGTAAATGCCCTTATACAAAATAATGCTGATGTTAATATAAAAAATAAAAGAAATTATACAGCACTTTTATATGCTACAGATATATGGTCTAGACAAGGTATAGGAATATTTGACAGTAATTTTAATGTGGTTGAGCTTTTGGTAATGGCTAAAGCAGATGTTAATGCGGTTAATAATTATGGATGGACTCCTTTATTCTTTGCTGCTGATAATTCTAATTCCGACATAGTTGCTTTTTTAGTTGATAATGGTGCTAATATTAATGCTGTGTCTGATGAAGGAATAACACCTCTTTTATTAGCGAATGATGTTGAAACAGTTAAAGTATTATCCAAGACAGTTAATATTAATAAAGCTAATTTAGCTGGAATAACACCTTTAATATCTTTCGCTGGAAGAGAAATATCTATAGAGGCTATTAGTATTTTACTTGAGAATGGTGCTGATGTAAATATGATAGATAAAGACGGAGAAACAGCTCTATCTTATGCTATTGAAAATGGTAATTTTGAGGCTGCTTTAATCTTGCTTGAAAATAATGCTAATCCTAATCTTGCCAAGAAAAAAGCTAAAGATTTGGCAAATATAGCTAGAGAATTAGGCGATGAGGAAGTTGCTTCTATATTGGATAAATATTAA